The Alphaproteobacteria bacterium US3C007 genomic interval TGGAAAACATGGATTGTTTTAGGTGGAAGGGGTGCGGGTAAAACCCGCGCTGGCGCAGAGTGGGTACGCAGCCAAGCGGAGGGTGCACTGCCAGAAACTTTGGGCGCTGCCAAACGGATTGCGCTGATAAGTGATACATATGAGCAAGCCCGAGACGTGATGGTGCATGGGGAAAGCGGCATCTTGGCGTGCAGCCCACCAGATCGGCGCCCGCTATGGCAGGCCTCGCGCCGGCGCTTATTATGGCCGAACGGAGCGATTGCTGAAATCTGCTCGGCGTATGATTATGAAGCCTTGCGCGGGCGCCAGTTTGATGCGGCTTGGGCGGATGAATTGGCCAAGTGGAAACATGCCCAAGAGGCGTGGGATATGTTGCAATTTGCGCTGCGGCTGGGTGAAAACCCGCGCCAATGTGTGAGCACGACCCCGCGCAATATGCAGCTGTTGAAAACCCTTATGGCCGCGCCCAGCAGTTGCATAACCCATGCGCCAACCGAGGCCAATAAAGCGCATCTTGCCGCCAGTTTTCTAAAGGAGGTACGCCGCCGCTACGCGGGCACGCGCTTGGAGCGCCAAGAGCTGGACGGACTGCTGGTTGAGGATCTTGAAAACGCGCTTTGGACGGATGTTGCGCTTAACGCTGCGCAAGTCAAACAAGCCCCCGAGTTGGATCGTATCGTGGTGGCAATTGACCCCCCGGTGACTGGGCACAAAGCCTCAAATGCCTGCGGAATTATTGTGGCTGGCTTGCGAGCCAAAGGCCCTGAGCAGAGCTGGAAGGCTTATGTTTTATATGATGCAACAATAACCGGCAGCAGCCCCAGCGCTTGGGCCAATATCGCGGTCAAAGCTTTTCATCACTGGGGCGCGCAACGCGTGATCGCCGAAGTGAACCAAGGGGGCGATTTGGTCGAGGCGGTTTTACGGCAGGTGGCGCCCATGGTTCCCTATAAGGCGGTGCGCGCAAAATTTGGCAAATCAATGCGCGCAGAACCCGTGGCTGCGCTTTACGAACAGGGGCGGGTGTTTCACCTGCCTGGGTTAAACGCGCTTGAACACCAAATGTGTGAAATGACGCTGCATGGGTTTCAAGGGCAAGGTAGCCCCGACCGCGTGGATGCTTTGGTTTGGGCCTTGAGCGAGCTG includes:
- a CDS encoding terminase family protein; the protein is MKLGAAWIACAKPSLKKKFLDELSDGELMALPYLFEFWALEHQIPPLNYWKTWIVLGGRGAGKTRAGAEWVRSQAEGALPETLGAAKRIALISDTYEQARDVMVHGESGILACSPPDRRPLWQASRRRLLWPNGAIAEICSAYDYEALRGRQFDAAWADELAKWKHAQEAWDMLQFALRLGENPRQCVSTTPRNMQLLKTLMAAPSSCITHAPTEANKAHLAASFLKEVRRRYAGTRLERQELDGLLVEDLENALWTDVALNAAQVKQAPELDRIVVAIDPPVTGHKASNACGIIVAGLRAKGPEQSWKAYVLYDATITGSSPSAWANIAVKAFHHWGAQRVIAEVNQGGDLVEAVLRQVAPMVPYKAVRAKFGKSMRAEPVAALYEQGRVFHLPGLNALEHQMCEMTLHGFQGQGSPDRVDALVWALSELMLKPHVKSIKPRMRLL